GGATAATTTTCCGTTCTACCGGAAGGCCCATAGCCATATTGAGCAACTGGTAAGAGATGTTGAGCATTCTCTTGTTGCGGTTCAGGTTGTTCTCCAGGCTGAGGCGGGTGATTTTTAGCTGCTCTACGTCTTCCTCTTCGGTAAGGCCGTTCTCAAAGATCTTTTGGGTATCGTTGAGGTTTTTTGTCACATTCTCCAGGTTGTCCTCAAGGATTTCTACACTTTCTCTGGCCATAAGCACATTGCCGTAGGCGTTGATAATAGCTTTTCTCACCTCTAAATCGGTCTTGATTTTGGCATTTTTGGAGATTTGGAGCAGGGTGCGGGCCGACTGTACACCCACAATATAAGAACCGTCAAAAATGAGTTGAGACCAGGTGGCCGTGGCACTCAGGTTTTGTTGGGTGCCAAAACGCACCGGAACAAAAGATCCGGGTTCGCCTCCGCCAATCTCCCCCGGAATGAGCGTCACCGGCTGCTTCAAAAAGTTCTGATAATCGGCGTTGGCCGAAATCTGCGGCAGCCCCTGTGAAATGATCTCCCATTTTTGGGCCAGTGCTATTTCAACTTCTTTTTCAGACCTAAGGGAAGAATAGTTGTTCTCCAGGCCTATGGCGATAGCTTCTTCAAGCGACAGGGCCAGGGGCTGCGTCTGGGTTTCCTGGGCCGGGCTGTTGAGGTAAAGCAGACTGCTGAATAAGAATATCAATTTTTTCATGTTGTGCTGCTTGCGGTTAAATAATTTTCCAGTTTTTGGAGACCTTTTTGGCTTACAATGGCCCTCAGGTGGTATTCTAAATGCATATTTGTGAGTTGATGAGGGGAGAATTGAGGTTCGGGGAAAAATTCGTGATCTTTGGTTCCCAGAATCCCTACAAAATAAATACGGCTAATGAACTCCACGGGAAGCTCACTGCGATAAATGCCTTTTTCAATCCCCTTTTTAAGGTTGTCTCTTGTAATAGCCTTGAGCATTTCCCCTTGCTTTTCCCTCACTTTTAAGAAAACCTTCGGGTAGTATTTCTGCAATTGGTGCTGAGGGGAAGTTTTTTCGTGCTTTAAATGGGTACAGGCAAATTCTTTAATGGCGTATAATTCGGCTATGGGATCTTTGTCTTCAGCTTTAATCTGCTCAATCCCTTCAGCAATATTTTGAAATACAAAGTCGGCCGTGGCGTCTATCAACTTAATTTTTGTGGGAAAGTGGGCATAAATGGTCTTTTTTGAAATCCCGAGTTCCGCAGCGATCTCATCCATGGTAACGCTTTTCACGCCCAGGCTGATAAACATATCGGCTGCCTTTTCTACGATCTTATCTTTCAAGGTTTTGCGCTTATGAAGCTGCAAAGATAAAAACGGAAACTTAAAAAACAGTTAAAGTTTCCTTAGTTTTCTAAATGCCCAAAAAAGTAAATTTTAGCGCGGTTTATATATTTATTCCTGTTTTGGTATTTTAGCACAAAATCTATTTATGCTCTCAGTAGACCGCTATCAACAGGAATTTGAAGATTACCTTTCCCAAAATATCACAAAACAGGAACCTGCAAACCTCTATGATCCTATGGTTTACATTTTGGGCCTGAGAGGAAAAAGGGTAAGGCCGGTGCTGGTTTTGATGGCGGCAGAGATTTTTGGCAGTGACTACAAAAAAGCCCTTGATGCTGCACTTGCCATTGAGGTTTTTCACAATTTTTCGCTGGTACACGACGATATTATGGATGATGCGCCCTTAAGGCGTGGCGAACAAACCGTGCACGAGCGCTGGGATATCAATACCGGGATACTCTCGGGTGATGCCATGCTCATCAAGGCTTACCAGTTGTTCGAAAATTATCCCGGGGAAACCTTCAGGCGGCTTGCCGAGTTGTTTTCGAGCACTGCAATAAAGGTTTGTGAAGGGCAGCAGTATGATATGGATTTTGAGCTGCGGGAAAAAGTGAGCATTGAGGAGTACCTTAAAATGATAGAATACAAGACCGCTGTGCTGGTGGGGGCTTCCCTGAAGATGGGTGCTATTGTTGCTGAAGCTTCCGCAGAAAACTGCGACAGGATCTATGAATTCGGGAGGTTGCTGGGAATCGCATTCCAGTTGCAGGACGATTATCTAGACGCTTTTGGCGACCCCGATTCCTTCGGAAAACAGGTGGGGGGAGACATTATTGAGAACAAAAAGACCTTTTTGTACCTCACCTCCTTACAGCAGGCAGCTTCAAAAGAAGCGACACAGCTGGAACATCTGTATTCTATTAATCCGCCAGATCCTTCAGCAAAAGTGGAGACCGTAAAAGGCCTTTTTGAGAGTAGTGGTGCGGCTGAACTTACCCGTAAAGAAATTCAGAAATACACCACAAAGGCATTTGAGGTGCTCGAGGAATTGCAAATTTCGGAGGAAAGAAAAAAACCGCTCTACAATTTTGGAAAAGGTTTGATGAACCGGCAGGTTTAAAAATATCAAAAATATATAGTGACAAACGGCATTAAGGCATTTGCATAAATACTTTTCTCGTCGTCATGCAGCACATCATACCGCAAACCTATGCTCACAGGGCCTGTGACATAACCCAAACCCAGAAAAAGCCCCGGGTACCAGTAGGAATCGGTCTTATTTGCCCCGTCAAGTTTGAAATCCCGCGAAACATAATGTTCTTCAAATTCTGCGGAAAGCTGTAAAGGGTTTACGGGCCGCAGTAAACCAATAAGGCTGCCGCCAATGGTGTAAGAAGAGTGGCGGGAAGTATTATTATAGGAGCCAAGGAGGCCAACTCCGCCAGAAGCAAAAGCGTTGAAATCGTAGATGGCTTTTGGGGCCACGTATCCGCTGAAGTAGCCATTATTAACATTTAATCCCAAACTTCCCCCAAAATGAACATCTTCCCAAAATGCCCTTTTTGGCACCTCCCTCACCTGTGCAACCAAATATGAATGAGTGGGATAAAGAGCCAACATTAAAAGCAAAAGCTTCTTTTTGTTAAGGAGAAAGAAGTTCATAATGTTAAAAGTTTTTAAGGTATAAGGTAAATATATTAAATGCTCCTGTGCTTCTTTTTTAAAAATTGTACTTTTGTAACGTTTTACAAAAAAGAAACAGGTAGTTTCATCTTATGGATAAATTTTCATTTTTAAATGCCGCACATACAGCGTATTTCGCTGAGCTCTATGATCAATACCTACAATATCCCGACAGTGTAGAACCAAGCTGGAGAGCTTTTTTTCAGGGATTTGATTTTGGTCTGGAAACTTCAGGAAATGGGCAAACCTATATTGAACACCCCGAGAGCGGGGAGCCGGTAGAAATGTCAGATCAGGTTCTCAAAGAATTCAGGGTGGTAAAACTAATTGAAGGTTATCGCAGTCGCGGCCATCTTTTTACAAGGACCAATCCGGTACGGGAAAGAAGAAAATACAGCCCCACGCTGGATATTCAGAATTTTGATCTCGAGGAGAGTGACCTTGATACCGTGTTCAATGCGGGAGATATACTAGGCCTAGGCCCTTCTACCCTCAGGCAAATTGTACAGCATTTGCGCAAGGTGTACTGCGATTCTATTGGGGTGGAATACATGTTCATTAGAAACCCCGAACAGGTTAAGTGGATACAGGACAGGCTGAATATTAATGAGAACCAGCCTGCATTTACTGCAGATCAAAAGAAACATATTCTCAAGAAGCTCAACGAAGCAGTTTCATTTGAGAACTTTTTACATACCAAATACGTCGGGCAGAAAAGGTTTTCGCTGGAAGGAGGCGAAAGTTTAATTCCGGCGCTTGATGCTATCATTGAAAGGGCGGCCGACTTGGGTGTGAAAGATTTTGTGATGGGAATGGCCCACAGGGGTCGTCTTAGTACCCTCACAAATATCTTCGGAAAAAGTGCAAAAGACATCTTTACCGAATTTGACGGAAAAGATTATGAGGAGGATGTTTTTGACGGGGATGTGAAATACCACCTTGGATGGACTTCCTGCCGCAAAACCGACAGCGGGAAAGAGATCAATATAAATATTGCGCCCAACCCATCCCACCTGGAAACTGTTGGGGCGGTAGTACAGGGAATTACCCGCGGTAAGCAAGACCGTCACTACCAGAATAAAGCCGATGCCGTGCTTCCTATCATTGTTCACGGGGATGCGGCAATTGCCGGGCAGGGTATAGTTTATGAGATTGTGCAAATGTCACAGCTGGAAGGCTACACTACCGGAGGTACCATTCACATTGTGGTAAATAACCAGATTGGGTTTACTACCAACTATCTTGACGGGCGTTCGTCTACATATTGTACAGATGTGGCCAAGGTCACCAAATCTCCCGTGCTGCACGTAAATGCCGATGATGTTGAAGCTGTGGTGCACGCCGTGTTATTTGCGCTCGACTTCAGGATGAAGTTTGGAAAAGATGTGTTTATAGACCTGCTTGGCTATAGAAAATACGGGCATAACGAAGGGGATGAGCCAAGATTTACCCAGCCCAAACTTTACAAGGCTATTGCCAGCCACAGTAACCCGCGGGATATTTATGCCAAGAAGTTGCAGGAGCAGGGGGTTATTGATGACTCTCATGTGCAAAAGCTGGAAGAAGAATACAAAGCTAAGCTCGAAGAGAACCTGGAAGATTCCCGTAAGGAAGAAAAAACCAGGATCACTCCATTTATGCAGGATGAATGGGAAGGTTTTGAGCATGTAGATGAGTCCCGAATGATGGAAGATGTAGATACTACCATAGATATGGAGGTACTTACTGAAGTAGCCCAGGCAGTATCGGAACTTCCTTCAGATAAAAAATTCCTTAGAAAAATAAAGAAACTGGTAGAGCTTCGCCGCACCATGTTCTTTGAAAACAACAGCCTTGACTGGAGTATGGCCGAATTACTGGCTTACGGTACTCTTATCAAAGAAGGTTACTATGTAAGAATGAGCGGACAGGATGTGGAAAGAGGAACTTTTTCTCACCGTCACGCTGTGGTTAAGGTAGAAGACAGCGAAGAAGAGATCATCTTGCTTAACCAGATTAAAGGCACCATTTGCGATACCAAGAAAGGTTCGTCTTGTGACCTTAAGATCTATAACTCTCTTTTGTCTGAGTATGGTGTGGTTGGGTTTGATTATGGCTATGCCATGGCAAGCCCCAACTGTCTTACTATTTGGGAAGCGCAGTTTGGAGACTTTAGCAATGGAGCCCAAATAATGATTGACCAGTATATTTCGGCAGCCGAAGATAAATGGAAGCTTCAGAACGGATTGGTGATGTTCCTGCCTCATGGTTACGAAGGGCAGGGGGCAGAACACTCTTCGGGAAGAATGGAGCGATACCTGCAGCTATGCGCCAAAGACAATATGTTTGTTGCCGATGTTACCACGCCTGCAAACATGTTTCACCTGTTGAGAAGGCAAATGAAGGTGAACTACAGGAAACCTTTGATTATCTTTACTCCTAAGAGTTTGTTGAGGCATCCAAAAGTTGTCTCTACAAAAGAAGAGTTCGCAAATGGCACTTTCCAGCCTCTGCTTGACGATGCCTCTGCCAATAGTAGTAAGATTATATCCCTTGTGTTCTGTACCGGGAAATTCTACTATGACCTGCTTGAGCGCAGGGAAGAATTAGGGCGTGATGACGTGGCGCTGGTGCGCATTGAGCAGTTGTTCCCCTTGCCGTATGAGCAGATAAGAGCAGTGCTTGCGAAGTATGAAAATGCCGAAGACGTGGTGTGGGCACAGGAAGAGCCAAGAAATATGGGCGCTTATAGCCATTTGTTACTACATTTGGATGAAGCAAAGAGCTTTAGGGTGTGCAGCAGGAAGTTCTATGGTTCGCCTGCGGCAGGAAGTTCTGTGAGGTTCAAGAAGCGTCACGAAAAAGTTATAGAATCTGTTTTTGATAAGACCTCAGAGGTCACTGTTTAAATAATTGGAAAATTTGTCAGCAGTAGTTGGCGTATAAAAATAAAAAAGAAGAAATCATGGCTTTAGAAATGAAAGTCCCTTCTCCGGGAGAATCAATTACCGAAGTAGAAATCGCACAGTGGCTGGTTTCAGACGGAGATTATGTAGAAAAAGATCAGGCAATTGCCGAAGTAGACAGCGACAAAGCGACCCTTGAACTTCCGGCAGAAGCCAGCGGGATCATCACCCTTAAGGCAGAAGAAGGCGATGCCGTAGCTGTAGGGCAGGTGGTTTGCCTTATTGATACCGATGCTCCAAAACCCGGAGTTGGAGAGAGTGATTCTAAAGAAGTGGTAAAAGAAGAGAAGCAGGCAACTTCAGCTAAAGAAGAAGAGCTTGAATCTTCAGAAAAAGACAATAAAAAGGCGGAGGCCAAAACCGAATCGTCTTCAAAACCAAGTACTCCGGCTCAACAGCAGGATACTTATGCTACAGGCAGCCCTTCACCCGCAGCCAGGAAAATCCTGGATGAGAAAGGAATGGATGCAAAGTCGGTTAAAGGTACAGGCCGTGATGGCAGGATCACCAAAGAAGATGCTGCAAATGCAAAACCCTCCATGGGTACTCCGGGTAATGGTAAGCGCGGGGAAGAGCGCAAGAAAATGTCTATGTTGCGCCGCCGTTTGGCCGAGCGTTTGGTAGATGTTAAGAATGAAACCGCTATGCTTACTACTTTTAACGAAGTAGACATGTCGGCGATCTTCTCGCTTCGCAAGCAGTACAAAGATGAATTTAAAGACAGGCACGGGGTAAGCCTCGGCTTTATGTCTTTCTTTACTCTTGCGGTAGTGAGAGCCCTTGATCTTTATCCCGGTGTGAATTCAATGATCGATGGAGATTACCAGGTAAAGTATGACTACAAAGACATAAGTATTGCCGTATCTGGGCCAAAAGGTTTGATGGTGCCGGTTTTGAGAAATGCCGAAAATATGAGCTTTAGGGCTGTAGAGGCCGAGATCAAGCGTCTTGCCATCAAGGTGCGCGACGGTCAAATCACTGTTGATGAAATGACCGGAGGTACCTTTACCATTACCAATGGCGGGGTGTTTGGATCTATGCTTTCTACGCCAATCATCAATCCTCCGCAAAGCGGAATCCTCGGAATGCACAATATTGTAGACCGCCCTGTTGCTATTGACGGGCATGTGGAGATTCGTCCTATCATGTATGTTGCCCTTTCCTACGATCACAGGATCATTGATGGTAAAGAATCTGTAGGTTTCCTTGTGGCAGTAAAAGAAGCCCTTGAAAACCCTGAAGAACTGCTGATGGATAACGACGTGAAAAGAGCTCTGGAGCTCTAGGGTCTTTAAAATAGTAAAAAAGAAAGGCAATGATTTCAAAAATCATTGCCTTTCTTTTTTGTGCTAATAGGCCAACAGGGTGTAGATGTTGAGCAACAGCACAAAAATTATGAATACTGCCATCAAAGCCGGAAACACCGGCAGGTGCTTTAGGTTTAAGAAATTCATAGCGGTAGATTTTTTTGGTAACTGTAAGTTAGAAAAAACACTGCCGCTCCCATATGGGGGGAATCCCCCAATTTTTACTTATTTTAGATAGAGGTTCATTGATTTGTAGTCAATAATCGCTTTTCCTTTTTTAAGGATGTCGGCACCAATAATTCCCTGTACCTT
This Salinimicrobium tongyeongense DNA region includes the following protein-coding sequences:
- a CDS encoding TetR/AcrR family transcriptional regulator yields the protein MKDKIVEKAADMFISLGVKSVTMDEIAAELGISKKTIYAHFPTKIKLIDATADFVFQNIAEGIEQIKAEDKDPIAELYAIKEFACTHLKHEKTSPQHQLQKYYPKVFLKVREKQGEMLKAITRDNLKKGIEKGIYRSELPVEFISRIYFVGILGTKDHEFFPEPQFSPHQLTNMHLEYHLRAIVSQKGLQKLENYLTASSTT
- the odhB gene encoding 2-oxoglutarate dehydrogenase complex dihydrolipoyllysine-residue succinyltransferase, encoding MALEMKVPSPGESITEVEIAQWLVSDGDYVEKDQAIAEVDSDKATLELPAEASGIITLKAEEGDAVAVGQVVCLIDTDAPKPGVGESDSKEVVKEEKQATSAKEEELESSEKDNKKAEAKTESSSKPSTPAQQQDTYATGSPSPAARKILDEKGMDAKSVKGTGRDGRITKEDAANAKPSMGTPGNGKRGEERKKMSMLRRRLAERLVDVKNETAMLTTFNEVDMSAIFSLRKQYKDEFKDRHGVSLGFMSFFTLAVVRALDLYPGVNSMIDGDYQVKYDYKDISIAVSGPKGLMVPVLRNAENMSFRAVEAEIKRLAIKVRDGQITVDEMTGGTFTITNGGVFGSMLSTPIINPPQSGILGMHNIVDRPVAIDGHVEIRPIMYVALSYDHRIIDGKESVGFLVAVKEALENPEELLMDNDVKRALEL
- a CDS encoding alpha-ketoglutarate decarboxylase, translated to MNFFLLNKKKLLLLMLALYPTHSYLVAQVREVPKRAFWEDVHFGGSLGLNVNNGYFSGYVAPKAIYDFNAFASGGVGLLGSYNNTSRHSSYTIGGSLIGLLRPVNPLQLSAEFEEHYVSRDFKLDGANKTDSYWYPGLFLGLGYVTGPVSIGLRYDVLHDDEKSIYANALMPFVTIYF
- a CDS encoding 2-oxoglutarate dehydrogenase E1 component gives rise to the protein MDKFSFLNAAHTAYFAELYDQYLQYPDSVEPSWRAFFQGFDFGLETSGNGQTYIEHPESGEPVEMSDQVLKEFRVVKLIEGYRSRGHLFTRTNPVRERRKYSPTLDIQNFDLEESDLDTVFNAGDILGLGPSTLRQIVQHLRKVYCDSIGVEYMFIRNPEQVKWIQDRLNINENQPAFTADQKKHILKKLNEAVSFENFLHTKYVGQKRFSLEGGESLIPALDAIIERAADLGVKDFVMGMAHRGRLSTLTNIFGKSAKDIFTEFDGKDYEEDVFDGDVKYHLGWTSCRKTDSGKEININIAPNPSHLETVGAVVQGITRGKQDRHYQNKADAVLPIIVHGDAAIAGQGIVYEIVQMSQLEGYTTGGTIHIVVNNQIGFTTNYLDGRSSTYCTDVAKVTKSPVLHVNADDVEAVVHAVLFALDFRMKFGKDVFIDLLGYRKYGHNEGDEPRFTQPKLYKAIASHSNPRDIYAKKLQEQGVIDDSHVQKLEEEYKAKLEENLEDSRKEEKTRITPFMQDEWEGFEHVDESRMMEDVDTTIDMEVLTEVAQAVSELPSDKKFLRKIKKLVELRRTMFFENNSLDWSMAELLAYGTLIKEGYYVRMSGQDVERGTFSHRHAVVKVEDSEEEIILLNQIKGTICDTKKGSSCDLKIYNSLLSEYGVVGFDYGYAMASPNCLTIWEAQFGDFSNGAQIMIDQYISAAEDKWKLQNGLVMFLPHGYEGQGAEHSSGRMERYLQLCAKDNMFVADVTTPANMFHLLRRQMKVNYRKPLIIFTPKSLLRHPKVVSTKEEFANGTFQPLLDDASANSSKIISLVFCTGKFYYDLLERREELGRDDVALVRIEQLFPLPYEQIRAVLAKYENAEDVVWAQEEPRNMGAYSHLLLHLDEAKSFRVCSRKFYGSPAAGSSVRFKKRHEKVIESVFDKTSEVTV
- a CDS encoding TolC family protein, with the protein product MKKLIFLFSSLLYLNSPAQETQTQPLALSLEEAIAIGLENNYSSLRSEKEVEIALAQKWEIISQGLPQISANADYQNFLKQPVTLIPGEIGGGEPGSFVPVRFGTQQNLSATATWSQLIFDGSYIVGVQSARTLLQISKNAKIKTDLEVRKAIINAYGNVLMARESVEILEDNLENVTKNLNDTQKIFENGLTEEEDVEQLKITRLSLENNLNRNKRMLNISYQLLNMAMGLPVERKIIPTDDLNTLALQFYDLQLLEESIPVEENIDVRIAQNSAEAAKIYVRLEKAKALPSLTGFVNYGTTGNSDSFTFFNDDQVYYQQSVLGISLNVPVFSSGMRNSRTKQKQLEYEQAMLELEETRNQISLEIDAAKADYRYSLENFETRQESLALAERIENKNQIKFFEGLASSFEFSEAQRQLYTAQQELLQAMLEVINAKVELENVLSTKTYSEEE
- a CDS encoding polyprenyl synthetase family protein, whose protein sequence is MLSVDRYQQEFEDYLSQNITKQEPANLYDPMVYILGLRGKRVRPVLVLMAAEIFGSDYKKALDAALAIEVFHNFSLVHDDIMDDAPLRRGEQTVHERWDINTGILSGDAMLIKAYQLFENYPGETFRRLAELFSSTAIKVCEGQQYDMDFELREKVSIEEYLKMIEYKTAVLVGASLKMGAIVAEASAENCDRIYEFGRLLGIAFQLQDDYLDAFGDPDSFGKQVGGDIIENKKTFLYLTSLQQAASKEATQLEHLYSINPPDPSAKVETVKGLFESSGAAELTRKEIQKYTTKAFEVLEELQISEERKKPLYNFGKGLMNRQV